One genomic region from Leptospira tipperaryensis encodes:
- a CDS encoding TrkH family potassium uptake protein translates to MKPIRETFKVFLAFRHKAAVFYHESVQPILRIYYSICGVVSLGLLILIYGFYYPHEWTHWIRLLVNGIVIFLVIYEALSFLFVLGNFTEYLVAHKTEVIVISLLVFQELISKEIYVLLTFNSLSGEDASLTFLSLSQIFLLFSNFSRLIRKTDLLNYRQISPSLVITGSFGILILLGTLALSLPRAQTASIPTIDVFFTVVSAVCVTGLSTINVASQLTGTGQTILMVLIQIGGLGLMTLTVFFAIFLAGQVSVTNKLLIKDLFSQETVGRVSFILKQVAIQTFLIEGLGALFIFFWYPDVSQTALKDRIFNSLFHAVSSFCNAGFSVFPQGFETSWMLDQRKFLSVVMILIVLGGLGFPTVNHLIHWVFKTDKQQQRMELGAKLILTVSTALILLGWFSYYILEYKITLAGLHETDKLFHSLFYSISTRTAGFNTLSISKMGMPMVFVSLFLMWVGASPNSTGGGIKTTTLAVSGLHLLNHIRGKEELEIFGRRISSGSVSRASAGILVSLFLIFFGIFVLTCTEKFEFLDICYEVVSAFGTAGLSRGITPSLTSAGKLMICLMMFGGRVGMLTILIALVPKEKKSGLRFPEESIIVG, encoded by the coding sequence ATGAAACCTATTCGGGAAACTTTCAAAGTTTTCTTAGCTTTTCGTCATAAAGCCGCCGTTTTTTATCACGAATCCGTTCAACCTATATTAAGAATTTATTATTCAATCTGCGGCGTCGTTTCGCTCGGACTTCTGATTCTCATCTACGGTTTTTATTATCCTCACGAATGGACTCACTGGATCCGATTGCTCGTAAACGGAATCGTGATTTTCCTAGTAATCTACGAAGCCCTTTCTTTTCTTTTTGTTCTCGGTAATTTTACGGAATATCTCGTTGCGCACAAAACGGAAGTAATCGTAATTTCTCTTCTCGTTTTTCAGGAACTGATCAGTAAAGAAATCTATGTCCTCTTAACTTTTAATTCTCTGAGCGGAGAAGACGCGAGTTTGACGTTTCTTTCTTTGAGTCAGATTTTTTTGTTGTTCAGTAACTTCTCTCGTTTGATCCGTAAGACCGATCTTCTCAATTACAGACAGATCAGCCCTTCTCTAGTGATCACAGGAAGTTTTGGAATTCTCATTCTTCTGGGAACCCTGGCGCTTTCTCTTCCAAGAGCGCAGACGGCTTCGATTCCTACGATCGATGTTTTTTTTACGGTAGTAAGCGCGGTCTGTGTTACGGGTTTGAGTACGATCAACGTCGCGAGTCAACTCACCGGAACCGGACAAACGATTCTTATGGTTCTGATTCAGATCGGAGGATTGGGACTCATGACCCTCACCGTTTTTTTTGCGATCTTCTTGGCGGGTCAGGTCAGCGTTACCAATAAACTTCTCATCAAGGATCTATTCAGTCAAGAAACCGTGGGAAGGGTTTCGTTTATTTTAAAACAAGTCGCGATTCAAACGTTTCTGATAGAAGGACTCGGCGCCTTGTTTATTTTCTTCTGGTATCCCGATGTCTCACAAACCGCTTTGAAAGATAGAATCTTCAATTCTCTTTTTCACGCCGTGAGTTCGTTTTGTAACGCGGGGTTCTCCGTCTTTCCCCAAGGTTTTGAAACGAGTTGGATGCTCGATCAGAGAAAATTTTTATCCGTTGTGATGATCTTAATCGTGTTAGGCGGTCTCGGATTTCCCACAGTCAATCATTTGATCCACTGGGTTTTTAAAACGGACAAACAACAGCAAAGAATGGAACTTGGGGCCAAACTCATTCTTACCGTATCGACAGCCTTAATTCTACTCGGTTGGTTTTCTTATTATATCTTAGAATATAAAATCACTTTAGCCGGATTACACGAAACCGATAAACTCTTTCACTCTTTGTTTTATTCGATCAGCACGCGAACTGCCGGATTCAATACATTAAGTATTTCTAAAATGGGAATGCCCATGGTTTTTGTTTCACTCTTTCTTATGTGGGTGGGAGCTTCTCCCAATTCCACCGGAGGAGGGATCAAAACGACAACGCTCGCGGTTTCCGGTCTTCACCTCCTCAATCATATCCGAGGAAAAGAAGAATTGGAAATTTTTGGAAGAAGAATCTCGTCCGGATCCGTTTCCAGAGCTTCCGCCGGAATATTAGTTTCCTTATTTTTAATCTTCTTCGGAATTTTTGTTTTAACGTGTACGGAAAAATTTGAATTCTTAGATATATGTTATGAAGTAGTCTCCGCGTTTGGAACGGCGGGGCTTTCCAGAGGAATCACTCCGAGTCTGACATCGGCCGGCAAATTGATGATTTGTCTGATGATGTTCGGAGGAAGAGTCGGGATGTTAACCATTCTCATCGCGTTGGTTCCAAAAGAAAAAAAATCCGGTTTAAGATTTCCGGAAGAATCGATCATCGTCGGATAA
- a CDS encoding potassium channel family protein has product MAVKRKNKTIKKRIAVIGLGEFGKSLVIYLNENGHEVTAIDKDIKAIEEIKDQCALAVCVDTSNKQSLEELDLEDMDEIVVALAENFESLITTAYHLKEMKLESLHIRYHSEINRKILQMIGIENLFNPEERAAASMAEQLSYQGVKKATLLSEEYSLFEVEISPHLFGKKLKDLGLREKYNLNLVAVRKADADDGDQQEGTIFLPESGTVFQEKETLILFGTSESIKKFTRVYPIG; this is encoded by the coding sequence ATGGCCGTAAAAAGAAAAAACAAAACGATCAAAAAAAGAATCGCAGTCATCGGTTTGGGAGAATTCGGAAAATCACTCGTGATCTACTTGAATGAAAATGGTCACGAAGTTACCGCAATCGATAAGGACATAAAGGCGATCGAAGAAATCAAAGACCAGTGCGCTCTGGCGGTTTGTGTGGATACAAGCAACAAACAATCGTTAGAAGAATTGGATCTGGAAGATATGGACGAGATCGTCGTAGCCTTAGCTGAAAACTTCGAATCCTTAATCACGACCGCCTATCATCTCAAGGAAATGAAATTAGAATCTCTGCATATACGATATCATTCCGAGATCAATCGCAAAATTCTTCAGATGATCGGAATCGAAAACCTGTTCAACCCGGAAGAAAGGGCGGCCGCGTCGATGGCGGAACAACTCAGCTATCAAGGCGTAAAGAAGGCGACTTTGTTAAGCGAAGAATACAGTCTTTTTGAAGTGGAAATTTCGCCTCATCTCTTTGGAAAAAAACTAAAAGACTTGGGCCTTAGGGAAAAGTATAATCTGAATCTCGTAGCGGTTCGAAAAGCGGACGCTGACGACGGTGATCAACAAGAAGGAACGATCTTTCTCCCCGAATCCGGAACCGTTTTCCAGGAGAAAGAAACTCTCATTTTATTTGGAACCTCGGAAAGTATAAAAAAATTTACAAGAGTCTATCCCATAGGATAA
- a CDS encoding aldo/keto reductase, translated as MKKRRLGKSGMVVSEICMGTMTFGSSCDEKEAFRILDRAYDAGIDFYDTAEIYPVPPDASYVHETEKIFGKWLKTKSRDSILIATKVCGPGHGWFVPPVRDGKTALDRRNIRVAIEGSLKRLGTDFVDLYQTHWPDHDFGYEETLEVLTELVQEGKVRYIGNSNETAWGMMKSLAVSERYGFSRYESIQNNFSILNRRFEDALSDICRREGVSLLPYSPIAGGVLSGKYNSPNPPQNARFSRYINSGERQRKMASRFLNDGTLAATEKLLKVAEAAGMSLTVLAVAWSKQHDYVASTIVGANTVEQLDEILKSQNVILTEDILKKIDEVSKEIPYPMG; from the coding sequence TTGAAAAAAAGAAGATTGGGCAAATCAGGAATGGTGGTTTCCGAAATCTGCATGGGAACCATGACCTTCGGTTCCAGTTGCGACGAAAAGGAAGCTTTTCGAATTTTGGATCGCGCATACGACGCGGGAATCGACTTTTATGATACCGCTGAAATTTATCCGGTTCCGCCTGACGCAAGTTATGTGCACGAGACCGAGAAGATTTTCGGAAAATGGCTCAAAACAAAATCAAGGGATTCGATTCTAATTGCCACCAAGGTTTGTGGTCCTGGACACGGCTGGTTTGTTCCTCCCGTTAGAGATGGAAAGACGGCTCTGGATCGAAGAAACATCCGAGTTGCGATCGAAGGAAGTCTCAAACGTCTGGGCACCGATTTTGTGGATCTCTACCAAACTCACTGGCCCGATCACGACTTTGGATACGAGGAAACACTCGAAGTTCTAACCGAACTCGTCCAGGAAGGAAAGGTTCGATATATCGGGAACAGCAACGAAACAGCTTGGGGAATGATGAAAAGTTTGGCCGTCTCCGAAAGATACGGATTTTCACGTTATGAGTCCATTCAAAATAATTTCAGCATTCTCAATCGAAGATTTGAAGACGCGTTATCCGACATTTGTCGCAGGGAAGGCGTAAGTCTTCTTCCCTATTCTCCGATAGCGGGAGGAGTTCTTTCGGGAAAATACAATTCTCCGAATCCTCCTCAGAATGCTCGATTCAGTCGTTATATCAATTCCGGCGAAAGACAGAGAAAGATGGCGAGTCGTTTTTTAAACGATGGGACGCTCGCGGCAACCGAGAAGTTATTAAAGGTCGCAGAGGCTGCGGGAATGTCTTTGACAGTTCTTGCGGTAGCTTGGTCGAAACAACACGACTACGTCGCTTCTACGATCGTAGGAGCCAATACCGTGGAACAATTGGATGAAATTCTAAAATCTCAAAACGTGATCTTAACTGAAGATATTCTGAAAAAGATAGACGAGGTTTCAAAAGAGATTCCTTATCCTATGGGATAG